The Methanosarcina barkeri MS DNA window AACCCGTAAGGGCTAGTACAATCTCTGAATCCTGCTCAGTGCAGGTACCTGAAACCCCGTTTCAACGGGAAGAAGGGCCTGTAAACAGCGGGGGTAACTATGACCCTCTTAAGGTAGCGTAGTACCTTGTCGCTTAATTGGCGACTTGCATGAATGGATCAATGAGAGCCCTACTGTCCCTAACTGGAATCCGGTGAAGCTTACATTCTAGTGCACAGTCTAGAGACCTCTAGGGGGAAGTGAAGACCCCGTGGAGCTTTACTGCAGCCTGTCGCTGGGTTGTGGTTCTGGATGTACAGAGTAGGTAGGAGGCATCGAAGCGTATGCGCCAGCATACGTGGAGCCGCAATTGGGACACTACCCTTCTGGGACTACGACCCTAACTCTGAGAAGAGGACCCCGATAGGTGGGCAGTTTGCCTGGGGCGGGACGCCCTTGAAAAGATATCAAGGGCGCGCAATGGTTGACTCAAGCGGGTCGGAAACTCGCTGAAGAGTGCAAGAGCATAAGTCAGCCTGACGTTATTCAGCATAGCAGTGGATGACGAGACGAAAGTCGGTTCTAGCGAACTTTTGAGCCTCCTTGGTGGGGGCCAAAAATGACAGAAAAGTTACCCCGGGGATAATTGAGTCGTTGCCGGCAAGAGTACATATCGACCCGGCAGCTTGCTACCTCGATGTCGGTTCTTTCCATCCTGGCCGTGCAGCAGCGGCCAAGGGTGAGGTTGTTCGCCTATTAAAGGAGATCGTGAGCTGGGTTTAGACCGTCGTGAGACAGGTCGGTTACTATCTACTAGAGGTGCACGAGGTCTGCGGGTAAGCTGCTTTTAGTACGAGAGGAACCAAGCAGCGGCGCCACTGGTGTACCGGTTGTCTGACAAGGCATAGCCGGGCAGCTACGCGCCAAGGAATAAGAGCTGAATGCATCTAAGCTCGAACTCTGACCTAAAAAGAGACCTCATTAAGGATTCCGGTAGAAGACCGGTTTGATAGAAACGGGATGTAAGCACCAAGGCAACGAGGTGTTCAGTCCGCGTTTACTAACTATCCGTTCCTTTCCTAATCCGGTCCAGGCGAAATTCAGTATGCAGCACTGTACATGACTTCTTTTCACAATCCCATTTATAGGTCGAGTTTGGCGGCCATAGCGGCAGTGTAACTCCTGTACCCATCCCGAACACAGTAGATAAGCCTGCCCGCGTTCCTTACTGTACTGAAGTGTGCGAGCCTTCGGGAACTCTGGATCGCTGCCATACTCACCTTATAAAACTTTACTTTCCATAATCTATTTTGAACCACTTTTCATAATGGTTTTATCTCACTTTTCCAATCCATTTTTGAATTGTTTTTTATTAAATTCAACTTTTTATAGACCTTTTTTATGACTACAAAAACAGATATTCGCCATTTTCCATAAGAAATAAAGGTGTTTTCTGACTCTTTTAATGCTCATGTTTTTGTATTGTTATCATTTGACCGCTGGCCAATTTGGTAGGATATTTTGTATTCTTACATAATCGGTGGAATTAATGATTTAAGAAAGCAATAAAAAAGGCTAAAAATATTCACAAGTTCTATTTCCAGTTCCTCGTTTTATAATTCTCCTTAGAAAGATATTCCTGAGGCACTGGGAATTTTTTGCCCCTTAGTCAGGGTATTTTCATGAATGACCCTAGGAATATCTTGAAAGAAATCTCTTAAAAGTATAAAGACGCAGCAGGAACTTCCTTATCCATAGATCTGCTGTGCCAGATAGGGTCTGGATACCTATCTGTCCAATCTGATCTAGCGGGGTTTCTAACCAGTCGACGTGTTCTTCTTCTTCCTTCAGGATAGATTCTAGGAAAGTTTTATTGTTGTTATCTCCCAACTCCGTTGCCAGGCGAATGCCTTCATTATAACCTTTGACGGCCACTAATTCAACCCTGAGATCAATAAGTCTTATCAGATTATTTTTGATAAATTTATTTAAATAAAAATTAAATCTATATTTATTGGGGGTAACTTATGGGTTATATCGAAACCTGGGGAGAGGTAATGCAAAGCCCGTCTGACTTTTACAGAGATATGCCTAAGACCGGAGGGTATATTGATCCGCTTACTTTTGCAGCAATTAGTTTCATCATATACGCATTTTTAGCTGCACTTTTAACCGTCCTCTTTGGCCCTGGAATGTATATGGGCTGGATGTAAGGTGGAACGGGTGGGATGTACGAGGGTATGTACGGTAGTGCGAGAGGGCTTGGCTTTTTCGCGATACTTATGACTGTGATCATAACACCTATTGCAGGTATTATTTCTATCTTTATCGAAGCTGCAATACTCTATATTATTTATAAAATACTTGGAGGAACGGGAAGTTACGAAGGCACTGTAAGATTCATTTCTTATGCAACTGCTGTACTGGTACTTTCCTGGATTCCTATTGTCGGCTGGATTGCCGGAATTTACGGGATATATCTCTATATTGTGGGCGGAATGCATGTCCATGATGTAAGCATGGCAAGGTCCGTAATAGCTGTACTGCTACCAACTTTACTTATAATCTTGCTTATGGTTATATTTATGGCATGGCTATTTGCTTTTTCAGGATTATCTCTCTTCGGGTTCTTTTCTACGGGGGTTATCTTTTTATAAAAAACTCATCTTATTTTTTGATTATGTTCTATGTAAAAATTTAAAAACCGATTGCCTTGAGCTAAATGTTTATATATTAGAAATTCCTTTAATTGAAGCTACACGAGCAATACGTGATCAAGAATGCCAAGATGGCGGAGCGGCTACGCAATCGCCTGCAGAGCGATTCCATTCCGGTTCGAATCCGGATCTTGGCTTCTTCTTTAAACAATTTATTGCTCTGTAATTATTTTATATAGTACCCTACATGAATTTGCATAATGCCAAGATGGCGGAGCGGCTACGCAATCGCCTGCAGAGCGATTCCATTCCGGTTCGAATCCGGATCTTGGCTTTCCTTTAAAAACCAATCTTTTTTCCAGAACTTTTAATTTTCTGATTCTTACGACCTATTCTTAAATTTTTTTCGTTTGGTCTGCTTAAGTAAAGTGACCACGTAAATGAATTCTCATATAAGTGGACCACATAAGTAAATCGTATGCCTGCTTCTGAGATGTAATTTAGAGCTTACTTTGATTCAAGGTTCAATTCCGAACCTTAATTTTATATTAGAGAAGACTGATTTTTGAGCATGGACATTGATGAACTCATGAGGAGGCTCTTTGAACTTTATCCTGAAGCTTCTAACGATGGCTTTACAGATCCTTTTTTTGCGTTAATTTCTACTGTGATGTCCCACAGAACCCGGGATGACGTGACCTATCCAGCGGCTAGCAAGCTTTTTGAGAGATTTTCGACGCCTGAAGAAATGGCGAGAGCTGATGTTAGCGAGATTGAAACTCTTATCAAAGATGTGGGCTTTTACAGAGTTAAAGCAGGGAGAATAAAGGAAATTTCCAGACTTCTTCTAGAGAAATATGATGGCAAGGTTCCTGACGATATGGAAGCTCTTCTTGAACTGCCTGGAGTAGGCAGGAAGACCGCTAACTGCGTGCTTGCGCATGCTTTTCTCAAGGATGCCCTTGCCGTGGACACTCATGTTCACAGGATTTCTAACAGGCTAGGTCTGGTAGATACAAAAACTCCTGAAGAAACTGAAACCGAATTAAAAAAGATCTTTCCACGGAAATATTGGAGACATATAAATCTCTTGCTCGTAAAATTAGGGCAAAATACCTGCCGGCCTATTTCTCCAAGGTGCAAAACATGTACTCTTGATGATATCTGTCCTAAAATTCTCCTTTAATAGGGAGTTTTATGTGGTCCCGGAAACTTCAAAGTCAAACTCCAAAATAGAACTCCGTGACTCTATCAGGGCTGCGGAAAAAACCTGTGGGACGATACGAGATTATTTATAATATAAGGCTGGCATTTAGCAGGCAAAAGGTTATTCGTATCCTTAGTTGACAGTAAATTAATTCAAGGTATACGGCTATCCTCACCGTTATCAATATTCAGGATCATATAATAGGATCTATAATTTATCACATTTTACGAGGTCAAATATGTTTCAAATAGGAGAAGCTTTAATGGGGCAGGGTGCAGAACTTGCCCATGTTGATTTGATGATAGGAGACAAGGGAGGACCCGTAGGGCAAGCTTTTGCAAACGGCCTGACCCAGCTTTCAGTCGGTCATACCCCTCTCCTGTCCGTTATCAGACCCAATCTGCCTCCAAAACCTTCAACCCTAATTATTCCGAAGGTTACGGTAAAAAATATGGAGCAAGCAGGAAAAATTTTCGGACCTGCTCAGGCAGCCGTTGCAAAGGCAGTAGCAGACTCAGTTGAAGAAGGCGTAATCTCAAAGGATCAGGTTGAAGAAATTGTCATTGTAGCCAGTGTCTTTCTCCATCCTGATGCCCAGGATTACAACAAGATCTACAGGTATAATTACGGAGCAACAAAACTCGCAATCAAGCGTGCTCTCGAAGGTTTCCCGGACATTAACACCGTTCTTGAGGAAAGCAACAAGTCTACCCATGCTATCATGGGATTCAAGGTCACAAGGCTCTGGGACCCACCATACCTGCAGGTTGCTTTTGACAATCCTGACATCGAATTCGTGCAATCCGCCATATCTCAGATTCCTAAAAGCGATCACGTTATTATCGAAGCAGGCACACCTCTTATCAAACGCTATGGTATGGATGTCATCTCAAAGATCAGAGAGGTCAGGCCTGATGCCTTCATAGTAGCTGACTTAAAAACTCTGGATACCGGAAATCTTGAAGCAAGAATGGTTGCAGATGCTGCAGGAGATGCTATTGTTGTCTCTGCACTTGCCCCAATAAGCACTATTGACAAGCTCATTGAGGAAGCCCATAAGACAGGTATCTATGCGGTAATGGATACCCTCAACCAGCAAGATCCGATTTCTGTCTTAAAACAGCTTAAGGTCATGCCTGATGTCATTGAACTCCATCGTGGAATCGACATTGAAGCCACTGAACATGCATGGGGCAATATCGCCGAGATCAAGAAGGTTGCTCCAAAGACACTGGTTGCTGTTGCAGGCGGTGTCCGTCTTGACAAAGTGCCTGTAGCTCTCGGTCAGGGTGCTGACATTCTTGTGGTTGGACGTGCGATTACCAACTCAAAAGATGTCAGGGAAGTTGCCGAACAGTTTATCAACAGCCTTAACAAACCGGAAATTGACCAGTTCAGGGTCATGACTGACTTCTAAGCAGGTTTAAGAATTTCCCTTAAAAAAGTTGCTGAAAATCTACTGCTGAAAACCTACTGCTAAAAACTACTGCTAAAGGGAAAAACCATGCAGTGATTTCGGCAGAAACTTTTAGAGAAAGCGTCGAAATTCACGCTTTCCATTTCTTTTTACTTTTCAAGAGGGGATTTTTTTGGGTTTACCATTCATTGTATTGAACTATAAGACTTATTTACAGGGTACGGGCCAGGGAGCAGTGGAAATTGCAAAGGCCTGCAAAACCGTATCCGAAGAATCAGGTATTGAGATAGCAGTAGCCCCGCAGCTTTCGGATATTTACAGGGTAGCCTCGGAAGTTGAGCTTCCGGTTTTTTCCCAGCATCTGGATGGGATAGGAGCAGGAAGCTTCACAGGTCATGTTTTCGGAAAAGCCATAAAAGAAGCAGGCGCTGTAGGGACTCTGATCAACCACTCTGAGAGGCGTCTAACTCTTGCAGAGATCGAGGCATCTCTAAAGGCTGCAAAGGAATTCGGGCTCAGGTCAATTATCTGCACTAATAATGTCCCGACAACTGCAGCAGCAGCAGCCCTGGGGCCGGATTATGTTGCAATCGAACCCCCCGAACTTATAGGGAGTGGAATCCCTGTCTCAAAAGCTGACCCTGAAGTTGTTAGCGGTTCGGTTGAGGCGGTTGCAAAAATTGATCCCAGTGTAAAGGTACTCTGCGGAGCCGGGATTTCCAAAGGTGAAGACCTCAGGGCAGCCCTTGACCTTGGTTCTCAAGGCGTGCTTCTGGCATCTGGAATTGTAAAAGCCACAGACCCAAAAGCCGCACTGGAAGACCTTATCCGTCTGGTTTAAGTTTTGTTTTCTTGAATTTCAGGTTGAGCTCTGGTATTTGCATTCAAGTACTTGGTGAGAGGTTTTACTGCTCTTTCATCTCCAATGTCAATTAGCAGGAACACAGAGTTCTCCCTGATATTCTGGTTTTCACTATTCAGGCCTCTTATTAGAGGTTCCACTGCTTCTTCTTTTCTATCAAGAAGAATCTTTGACGCGCAGTCTCTTACTTTTTTATTATTATCTCCCAAAGCCATGACAAGAGTGTCAGTTGCTTTTTCGCCTTTTATCTCTCCTAAAGCAGTAACAGCAGAGATCCGAATTCCGGAGTTATTATCCTTAAGAGCTTTCTTAAGAGTTCCAACTGCTTTTGGGTCATTTATTTTACCCAGGGCTTCTAAAGCAGTGCTTCTGAGTGTTTCATTTCCATCTGTTGTAGCACTATTGAGCGCGCCTACAGCTGTGGCATCACCTATATTTCCAAGGGCCCATGCTGAAGCGACTCTCACAGTTTCGTCTCCATCCTGTAGTCCTACAGTTAAAGATTTCACTGCTTTTTGATCCCCTATTGCCCCCAGAGCCAGAGCTGCATTTCGCCGTACTTCGGGATTTTCATCGGATAGTATCTGGATCAGGGGTTTAACCGCTTTCGGGTTTCCAATTTTTCCCAGAGCAAGGGCTGCACAACTTTTTACGGAATCGTTTTCGTTCAAAGCCATGATAAGAGGGTCTACTGCCCTTTGATCCCCGATTTTTCCAAGGGAAATAGCACTGCACTCTTTCACATTGCCGTATTTATCCGTTTTCAGGGCAATTGATAATGGTTCCACTGCCTTTTCGTTTCCAATTTCTCCAAGAGAAAAGGCTGCACAGGCTTTTGTCTCATTGCAGTCTTTGACCAAGATTTCAATAAGAGGTTCGATAGAGCTTTCTTCTCTCATTCCTCCCAGTGCAAGTATAGAGCTGACTCTCACATAACTCTCTTCACGTTTTAATGCATCTAGGAGTTTTTCTGGCGCTTTTTTATCTTTAGGATTAACTCCGGAAGCCTCTTCGTATTTTTTTATGTTTTGAGGGTCTGCTTTTAGTGCATTGATGAGGGGTTCTGTTTCTGAGTTCCCAATATCTTCAAAGGCTTTTGCTACTTCCTTCCGGAAGGTCATGTCTTTTTCTTCTACAGCTTTCTGGAGAGTCTGGTCTACTTTTTCGTCACCTTTTTTTTCAGTGAGTTCAGTAGAAGTTTCTGTTTTTTCCTTGAAAAGTTCCTTAAGTTCTGGAACAGCTCTCTTGTCTCCCATTTCAATGAGTGAAAAAACAATATATTTTCTAACAGTCTTATTCTGGTTCTCAAGAGATTTTATCATATCAGGAACTGCCGGTTCTCCTATTTCTACAAGAGCTCTGGCACAGCTCAATTTTGTTTCTTCATTTTCAGCCGAGAGATTTTGAATGAGAGGTTTTATTGCCCTTTTATCTCCTATATTTCCAAGAGCCCAGGCGGCTGTACTGCTTGTATATGCATCATCATCTGAAAGGGCTTCTATAAGGGGCTCAACTGCTGGTTTTCCGATTCCAACAAGAATCTCCCCAGCATACTGCTTGACATTATTATTTTTATCCTTTAATGCCTGAACAATCGGTTTAGTATTTCTGTCTCCAGTTTCTTCAAGTGTTTTTTCAGTTATATTTCTGACTTTTTGGTCAGGGTCTTTTAACTGCTGGACGAGAGCTCCTGTTGCTTCTTCTTCTCCTATTTTTCCAAGAGATTCCACAACAAGGCTCCGTACTTCAGGATCTTTATCTGAAAGAGCACTTATCAGGGCTTTCTCGGCTCTTTGATCCCCAATTTCTCCCAATTCGACAGCTGCAGTACAGCGGACGTCCTTGTCTTCATCCGAAAGTACCTTAATCAGGGCTTCTGTTGCTTTCTCTTCTCGGAGTTCTCCGAGAGCTACAATGGCTTTCTTTCTTGTCTCTCTGTCTTCGTCATTCAGTGCTTTTATCAGGGGTTCAGTGGCTTTTTTATCCCCTATCTTTCCAAGGGCTTCCACGGCGTTCCTTCGAACTTTTCTGTCCTCGTCTGAAAGTGCCTTAATCAGAGACTCTTCGGCTTTTTCTCCTCCAAGTTTTCCTAGAGCTTCTGCTGCACTGGACCTTACCTCACTGTTATTATCTTCGAGACTTAGGTTGAGGGCCTCAACAATTTTCTCATTTTCTACCTTTCCTGAGAATAAGGTCTCCCCCCAGCCATCTTCCTCTGAAGAAGAACCTGCCTTTTCAATTTCTCCAAGAGCCCAGGCTGAATTGGAGCGCACTCTTTCATCTTCGTCTGAAAGTGCTTGAATTAGTTGTTTTTCTGCTCTCTGGCTTCTTGCATTACCAAGAGCTAGAGCTGCACCGCTTCTAACCTCTGGGTCTTCGTCCTTCAAAAGCTGTATTATGGCTTTTTCTGCTTTTTGCCCACCAATATTTCCAAGAGCCAGAGCTGCTTCACATCTTATTTCCGGGTTTTCAGAGTCAATAACTTCTATAAGAGGATCTACAGCGTCTTCTTCCATTTCTTCCAGAGCGAATCTGGCTTCCTTTCTGGAGTTTATATCGTCATTTCCTAATGCCTTTATCAGAGGCTCTATAGCCTGTTGAGTTTCTGACTCATTCGTATCTAGAATGGTTGTCGCATTGGGGTTTTCATTGTTACCTTCATTGATTCCGGCAGCAACTCCAACCATTGTCAGTGTGGGAGGTTCTACAGCCTGTTGAGTTTCTGACTCATTCATATCTAACATGGTCGTTTCATTGGGGTTTTCTTTGTTGCTTTCGCTGATTCCGGCAGCAACTCCAACCATTGTCAGTGTGAGTAGTAACAGTATGATTTTAGGCACTGAATGATTCATATTTTATACCGTTTCCGTAAATTCGATGTCAGTTTGATTTTGAAGTTTAGAGTTTTAAATTTGCGTAGAAATCCTCTTTAACAAGGAATCTTACTTAACGTTAAATGAATAGTCTGATACATTTTTAGTGTATATTCAGGTCTGATACATTTTTAGTATATATTTAGTTTTTTGCAATTGACTTGTATGAATTTTTCGAAATAATTTTTCAGGAATTTGCATTCTTGCCAGGAACTGTACCTGATAAAAGATATAATTGGGTGACAATAAGTGATGCATCGAAGGAATTATAGATAAATTTTAAGAACCTCCATAGTGGTATTCATTTATCTAATTATTACTTTACTATTTATGATTGAAAAAACATTGATTATTACAGTATATTATGAAAAAATGATTTTTAAAAATCCACGCTAGGAAATCTATCCTCAAACATTCGATAGCAATACGCTGTTGGCAATTAGTTTCAGCTTCCAGAAAGCGCTTTTGAGAGCCTCTCAATTCCATGACTGCTATAAATATCTTTTAAGTATTTTCCAGATTTTTACCTTTTTCAAAGATTGAAAAATGTCAGGCAATTAACGGCTAGCATGAGACTCCATCAGGAAAGCATTGTTGTTTTAAACTAATAGTTCTGTTGCTTATTATACTGAAAAATCAATTTTCAATATATTTAGAATTGTTAAGGATGCTTCTTCCGACTAGCTAATGATAAAGTAGTTAAAATATTCTGGTATTTGGGTAATAACCGTTACATTTTCGGCTCAAAGTTCCCTCCCGCAAATGAAAAATTAAAAATGCTTTTCAATCTAATCTTTATAAATGCGTCTTCGGTTAAGTAAGAAATCGTGACAATTGTGTCAATTTCCTCAACAGTTACTAAATATTTTAATAAATTATGAGCTGGAATAGGGTATCGATTTCATGTAAATGGGCCAAAATTTAAGGCCGGCTTCTAATGCAAAATCAATAGTTTTCAGGCAAGAAAACTCCTTAACCGATGACCAATGAATCTTTATATACTAATTCTAAAAAATCGACACTATGAAGGCTTCTCAAAGTTCAAATTTCAGGGATCAGTTGAAGGGCATGGTTTGGCTCGTGGAGAATTCATCAGCTTGTTATGTTTCTAACCTGCTACGATCTGAACAAGAATACCTTCAATTTTCACAACTTGTTTAGTAAAAAAGTCATTTTATATAAACAGCTGAAAAATAAATGCTCCTTATATTAAAGAAATATTTTGATTTTAATAAATATATACCAAGTCCAAGTTTCTAAATAGCTATAAATAGAAAAGAATGAGGTTTTTGAGCCATTTTTTTTTCTTTATAATTTCTTTAAAATCACTTATAAGCTTCAATGAGAGGTTTAACTGCCCTCTGATCCCCAATTTCAATAAGAATTAAGGCTGTTTCAGCTCTTGTTTTCTTGTCTTCCGTTTTCAAATTTTCTATAAGGGGACCAACAGCCATTTCCCCCATATCTATGAGAGCTTTTCTGGCAATAGCCCCAATCTCTTGATCTCCCATTTTTCCTACAAGCATTCCTGCAGTTTCCCGGTCTCTTGTTTTACTGAGCGCGAGAAAAGCTGCATTTCTAATATTTGCATCCGTAGTTTTGTCAGCAAAAGTCTGTTTGAGCGTTTCTACAGCTTTTGGATCTTTTATATTTCCCAGGGCTGAAGCTGCTGCTGTCCTGACTTCAAGCTCCTCTTCTTTATCGGTCAGTATGCCGATTAAAATCTCAGTAGAGTTGGTGCTCCCTATTTCTCCAAGGGCAAGGATAGCGCTTTTTCGGACATCAGTGTTTGCATTCAAGGAATTACTTTTTTGCCCTTCTGCACTCTTTCCGGTTTTCAGGATTTCTATTAGGGGTTCTACCGCGGTCTCGTTTCCGATTTCTCCAAGCGCAAGAGCTGCACTACTTCTTACTTTGATTCTCTGATCTCTCAATCTATCTATAATATAGGGTACTGAATTTTCGTCTCCTATTCTCGCAAGTGCAATTGCAGAACCGCCTTTAACATATTCGTTATCGCCATCTTTCATTTCTTTTCTTAGAGCTTCTACTGCTCTTTTGTCCCCAATCTTTCCAAGTGCAATTGCTGCGCTGGCTTGTGCCGGCAGATAATCTCTTGTCAAAATTTCAAGTATGGGATCTACTGCAGCTTTTTCTCTCATTTCTCCAAGAGCCATCATAGCTGCAATTCTTGTGCTTCCTTTATTGCTTTTAAGAGCTTTAAGAAGTTTTTCGGTTTCGTTTCCTGATTCTTCAGGGCCAAAGTCTGAAAGCGCAAAAGGAACATAGATACTTGAATTCTGTATTTCTGATTTAAGAGCTCTCTCAAAAGCGTTTGTTTCTCCCCTATTTCTCGACCTGGCGGAGTCCATAGCAATGGAATCTGCAATGTACTTTCTTGTGACTGTATCTTTTTCTTCGATGGCCTGCAGGATATCCTCTGAGAGCTCTTGTTTCCATTCTTCAGCTTCGCTCTCTTTTGCAGTCTTATCCGAAGCCTCAATTTTCTCAAAGTTTTCGGAAAGGATATTTTCTGTTCTGTCATCCCCGGTTTCAAGAAGGGCGAGGAGCATGTAACTGTTTATTTCTTCCGAACTCGAATTATTTGACTCAATTTTGTCAACAAGATTATTTGCCGCAGGCCTACCGAGCTTCCCAAGTTCAGCTGCAGCGTTCAATCTCGCTTCATGATTACCGGCTTCCAGCCTGTTTGTGAGATTTACGATTGAATTGCTTAAACTCCCAGTTCCGGTCTGTGTATATGTTCCATTTCCCCTGACTTCCATAAACCTATCACTATTTGCAAGAAGTGATAAAAATATAGAAAGAGTGATAAGCGCAAATAAAAGAGAGACTCTCCATCGAACTCCGGACATTACATTATCTTTTTTTTTATTGTTTATATTACTTTCTCTCTTTATTATTACAGATAACACGGACTTTTAAGGAGAAAGTTGTTTTCATCTTTTCTGCTTCAGATTTTTCTTTCTGCTTCAGATTTTTCTTTCTGCTTCAGATTTTTCTTTCTGATTCTGCACCCAAGACCGCAAAGGAGTGCTGTGACATCAGCTTCGACAGAATTAGCATCACAATCCCCAAAAACTGTTATCCTGTAAGTAACTCCGAGACTTTTTGCTTTTTCTCTTTCTTTTTCAGTTTCTATCCGGTTAAATTCTTTATAATCTTCCCCTTTATAGTCTCCCAGATTAATCCTTTTGTGATCTTCCTGATCAATCCCTTTATAGATATCACTTATTTCGCAGGCTGCAAGCTGTTTGTTAGTATTTATAGCGTTAAGGATAACTGCAGGGTCAGCTCCTTCAGGGATAAGGACTGAAATATCCCTGGTAGAATGTTCAAGGTTTTCTTTTCTCCATTCCCACAATTCGGATTCCGAAAGTATGCGAAGATTTTCAAGCTTAAGTTTTACAAATTTGTTTTTTATATGGGGGGAAGTGCCTTTTGATACCAGTTTTGTAAGAACGATCTCATCCGGGCCTGCTTTTTCCAGGGTACCTACATGGATTTTTCCGGAATAAAAATGAGAAAAGCCACAGACCTTTCCAACAGAATTCAGGATGGTCTCGTATTCAGTTATTCTGGAATTAATCAGTTTGTCCGATTTACGCAGGGCATGAGCCGTATCGCCGTACTTACGAGCAGCAGATTTCATTTTTTTCACAAAACTTTCTTCGTCATGGGCTCGCACCAGCCTTGAGAGCTCTTCACATTCCTTGATAAATGCGTCATGAACTTCCAGAACTCCGGGATTTTCCATCTGGATAAGGGCATACAGATAGGGGTTCTGGCCAAGAATCCTGCCTACAAAGTCCAGCATTATGGCGTAGACCGGGCTTACGAATTTTCTAGATTTTTTTATATCAAAATCTAACCTGTCAATGGTCGTTCCTATGGTAATATAGGCAAAATGAGTAAGTCCCTGTACAACCGAAACAAGCCTGTCGTGTTCGGCTGCCGTAGTAATTTCAACATGCGCCCCCCCTTCCTCAAAAAGCTCTCTCATTACTGGGAACCACTTCTCCGAACGCCCCTTTACAGGGACGAGAATGACAGTTTGCCCTCTGATAGTGGGAATTGTCGGGCCGAACATAGGATGTGTGCCGAGAATTTCCACATCTGAAGGGGCAAACTTTTTCATAGCTTCCACAGGCTTTACTTTAATGGAAGTAAAGTCCATAAGAAGACTTCCAGCCTTCATTTTTGGAGCAAACTCCGCAATAGTCTCTTCAGTTACATTGATGGGCACCGAGACTATTACTATGTCACTTTCCGGAACAGCTTTTTCGAGATCCAAGGCAAAAGGAACTCCTAATTTCTTTGCAATCTCTGTTTTCCCGCCTTTTCCCCAGACTGTAACTTCGTAGCCTTTTTGTTTGAAAAAACGGGTAAACCACTGTCCCATTTCACCGGTTCCACCAAGGATCAAAACCTTCGTTTTTTCAGGATTTTGATCTGTATTCACCTGATTTCCTGGT harbors:
- a CDS encoding HEAT repeat domain-containing protein encodes the protein MSGVRWRVSLLFALITLSIFLSLLANSDRFMEVRGNGTYTQTGTGSLSNSIVNLTNRLEAGNHEARLNAAAELGKLGRPAANNLVDKIESNNSSSEEINSYMLLALLETGDDRTENILSENFEKIEASDKTAKESEAEEWKQELSEDILQAIEEKDTVTRKYIADSIAMDSARSRNRGETNAFERALKSEIQNSSIYVPFALSDFGPEESGNETEKLLKALKSNKGSTRIAAMMALGEMREKAAVDPILEILTRDYLPAQASAAIALGKIGDKRAVEALRKEMKDGDNEYVKGGSAIALARIGDENSVPYIIDRLRDQRIKVRSSAALALGEIGNETAVEPLIEILKTGKSAEGQKSNSLNANTDVRKSAILALGEIGSTNSTEILIGILTDKEEELEVRTAAASALGNIKDPKAVETLKQTFADKTTDANIRNAAFLALSKTRDRETAGMLVGKMGDQEIGAIARKALIDMGEMAVGPLIENLKTEDKKTRAETALILIEIGDQRAVKPLIEAYK
- a CDS encoding prephenate dehydrogenase, which translates into the protein MGQWFTRFFKQKGYEVTVWGKGGKTEIAKKLGVPFALDLEKAVPESDIVIVSVPINVTEETIAEFAPKMKAGSLLMDFTSIKVKPVEAMKKFAPSDVEILGTHPMFGPTIPTIRGQTVILVPVKGRSEKWFPVMRELFEEGGAHVEITTAAEHDRLVSVVQGLTHFAYITIGTTIDRLDFDIKKSRKFVSPVYAIMLDFVGRILGQNPYLYALIQMENPGVLEVHDAFIKECEELSRLVRAHDEESFVKKMKSAARKYGDTAHALRKSDKLINSRITEYETILNSVGKVCGFSHFYSGKIHVGTLEKAGPDEIVLTKLVSKGTSPHIKNKFVKLKLENLRILSESELWEWRKENLEHSTRDISVLIPEGADPAVILNAINTNKQLAACEISDIYKGIDQEDHKRINLGDYKGEDYKEFNRIETEKEREKAKSLGVTYRITVFGDCDANSVEADVTALLCGLGCRIRKKNLKQKEKSEAERKI